In a single window of the Osmerus eperlanus chromosome 4, fOsmEpe2.1, whole genome shotgun sequence genome:
- the dnase1l1 gene encoding deoxyribonuclease-1-like 1, which produces MASSSCSSSLLLILGVVCGCAGVRICAFNVQGFGESKAQNPKVMHTLVRIIARCDVCLLQEVRDQKKRALPALLESLNRYDPDHDYQYVASEPLGRKSYKEQYVFVYRTGSVAVAGQYQYPDSLPGDEDAFSREPFVVRFKAPSTALGEFVLIPQHTSPSNATREIDALYDVFQAVKKRWNTEMVMFLGDFNADCGYVAKKNRVKVRLYSDPSFLWLIGDKEDTTVRASTSCTYDRIVVHGSEFSRGIVPYSAKPFNFDKEYQLSEEQALEVSDHYPVEVVLKSGSSPRRGSRLLGVSSTLQGVSTLLILFLAALLCL; this is translated from the exons AtggcctcttcctcctgctcctcctccctgctcctgatcctgggggtggtgtgtggctgTGCAGGCGTCCGGATCTGTGCCTTCAACGTCCAGGGCTTCGGCGAGTCAAAGGCTCAGAACCCCAAAGTCATGCACACCCTCGTCAGG aTCATCGCTCGCTGCGACGTGTGTCTGCTGCAGGAGGTCAGAGACCAGAAGAAGAGAGCACTTCCTGCTCTGCTGGAATCCCTCAACAG gtaCGACCCTGATCATGATTACCAGTATGTAGCCAGTGAGCCACTTGGAAGGAAGTCTTACAAGGagcagtatgtgtttgtgtacag gacaggCTCTGTGGCAGTCGCAGGGCAGTACCAGTACCCAGACTCTCTGCCAGGAGATGAGGATGCTTTCTCCAGGGAACCCTTCGTGGTCCGCTTCAAAGCCCCTTCTACAG CGCTGGGTGAGTTTGTCCTGATCCCTCagcacacctctccctccaacGCCACCAGGGAGATAGACGCCCTGTACGACGTCTTCCAGGCTGTGAAGAAGAGGTGGAACACAGag atggtGATGTTTCTAGGAGACTTTAACGCTGACTGTGGCTACGTAGCTAAGAAGAACCGAGTGAAGGTGCGTCTGTATTCTGACCCCTCCTTTCTCTGGCTGATCGGAGACAAGGAGGACACCACCGTCCGCGCCTCCACCTCCTGCACCTACGACAG GATCGTCGTCCATGGTTCAGAGTTCTCCAGAGGGATTGTGCCTTACTCTGCCAAACCCTTCAACTTTGACAAAGAATACCAGCTATCAGAGGAACAG gccctggAGGTGAGTGACCACTACCCAGTGGAGGTGGTGTTGAAGTCGGGCTCCTCACCCCGCAGGGGGTCCAGGCTGTTGGGTGTGTCCTCCACCCTGCAGGGGGTCTCCACCCTGCTGATCCTCTTCCTCGcagctctcctctgcctctga
- the zgc:171775 gene encoding STKc_p38 domain-containing protein isoform X1, whose translation METPVKPGFHRLEIQKTTWEVPDRYSALKSVGSGAYGTVCSSVDQRSQEKVAIKKLYRPFQSLIHAKRAYRELRLLRHIQHDNVICLLDVFTPDCSLEKFQTFYMVMPFVAQDLGHIMKRRRLTDRVITYLFYQLLRGLKYIHSAGIIHRDLKPGNLAVNENCELKILDFGLARQTESEMTGYVVTRWYRAPEIIFNWMHYSQTVDVWSAGCILAELITGQVLFPGNDSIDQLKKIMTLTGTPQPSLVQKMQSKDARSYVQGLPPQKKKSFREVFSSMDVKAVALLEGMLTLDPEGRLTASQGLGQPYLSEFHDPDSEPDSAPYDDSFENLELDVAEWKSLIHMEIMTFDPSNPSATAM comes from the exons ATGGAGACGCCAGTCAAACCGGGGTTCCATCGGTTGGAGATCCAGAAGACGACCTGGGAAGTTCCTGACCGGTACAGCGCGCTGAAGTCCGTGGGCTCGGGCGCGTACGGGACAGTCTG TTCCTCTGTAGACCAGCGCAGTCAGGAAAAGGTGGCCATTAAGAAGCTGTACCGTCCCTTCCAGTCCCTGATCCACGCCAAGCGGGCCTACCGAGAGCTACGCCTGCTACGCCACATCCAGCACGACAAC GTGATCTGTCTGCTAGATGTCTTCACACCTGATTGTTCTCTGGAGAAATTCCAGACCTT ctacaTGGTGATGCCGTTCGTAGCTCAGGACCTGGGCCACatcatgaagaggaggagactgacagacagagtcaTCACCTACCTCTTCTACCAGCTGCTCCGGGGGCTCAAG TATATCCATTCAGCTGGTATCATTCACCGG gatctcaaacctggcaacctggCTGTGAACGAGAACTGTGAACTCAAG ATCCTGGACTTTGGCCTTGCTAGGCAGACGGAGAGTGAGATGACGGGTTATGTGGTGACTCGCTGGTACCGAGCTCCAGAGATCATCTTCAACTGGATGCACTACAGCCAAACTG tggATGTGTGGTCTGCAGGATGTATTCTGGCTGAGCTGATCACAGGACAGGTTCTGTTTCCCGGCAACGACA GCATCGACCAGCTGAAGAAGATCATGACCCTGACAGGAACACCTCAGCCCTCGCTGGTCCAGAAGATGCAGAGTAAAGAC gccCGCTCCTATGTTCAAGGTCTGCCGCCCCAGAAGAAGAAGAGCTTCAGAGAGGTGTTCTCCTCCATGGATGTAAAAG cgGTGGCCCTGCTTGAGGGCATGTTAACCCTTGACCCTGAGGGTCGTCTGACGGCCTCCCAGGGCCTCGGGCAGCCATACCTGTCTGAGTTCCACGACCCTGACAGCGAGCCAGACTCCGCCCCCTACGACGACTCGTTCGAGAACCTGGAGCTGGACGTGGCTGAGTGGAAGA GCCTCATCCACATGGAGATCATGACCTTCGACCCCAGCAACCCCAGTGCCACAGCCATGTAG
- the zgc:171775 gene encoding STKc_p38 domain-containing protein isoform X2, protein METPVKPGFHRLEIQKTTWEVPDRYSALKSVGSGAYGTVCSSVDQRSQEKVAIKKLYRPFQSLIHAKRAYRELRLLRHIQHDNVICLLDVFTPDCSLEKFQTFYMVMPFVAQDLGHIMKRRRLTDRVITYLFYQLLRGLKYIHSAGIIHRDLKPGNLAVNENCELKILDFGLARQTESEMTGYVVTRWYRAPEIIFNWMHYSQTVDVWSAGCILAELITGQVLFPGNDSIDQLKKIMTLTGTPQPSLVQKMQSKDARSYVQGLPPQKKKSFREVFSSMDVKAVALLEGHVDP, encoded by the exons ATGGAGACGCCAGTCAAACCGGGGTTCCATCGGTTGGAGATCCAGAAGACGACCTGGGAAGTTCCTGACCGGTACAGCGCGCTGAAGTCCGTGGGCTCGGGCGCGTACGGGACAGTCTG TTCCTCTGTAGACCAGCGCAGTCAGGAAAAGGTGGCCATTAAGAAGCTGTACCGTCCCTTCCAGTCCCTGATCCACGCCAAGCGGGCCTACCGAGAGCTACGCCTGCTACGCCACATCCAGCACGACAAC GTGATCTGTCTGCTAGATGTCTTCACACCTGATTGTTCTCTGGAGAAATTCCAGACCTT ctacaTGGTGATGCCGTTCGTAGCTCAGGACCTGGGCCACatcatgaagaggaggagactgacagacagagtcaTCACCTACCTCTTCTACCAGCTGCTCCGGGGGCTCAAG TATATCCATTCAGCTGGTATCATTCACCGG gatctcaaacctggcaacctggCTGTGAACGAGAACTGTGAACTCAAG ATCCTGGACTTTGGCCTTGCTAGGCAGACGGAGAGTGAGATGACGGGTTATGTGGTGACTCGCTGGTACCGAGCTCCAGAGATCATCTTCAACTGGATGCACTACAGCCAAACTG tggATGTGTGGTCTGCAGGATGTATTCTGGCTGAGCTGATCACAGGACAGGTTCTGTTTCCCGGCAACGACA GCATCGACCAGCTGAAGAAGATCATGACCCTGACAGGAACACCTCAGCCCTCGCTGGTCCAGAAGATGCAGAGTAAAGAC gccCGCTCCTATGTTCAAGGTCTGCCGCCCCAGAAGAAGAAGAGCTTCAGAGAGGTGTTCTCCTCCATGGATGTAAAAG cgGTGGCCCTGCTTGAGGGGCATGTTGACCCTTGA